Proteins encoded by one window of Candidatus Caldatribacterium sp.:
- the secF gene encoding protein translocase subunit SecF, whose amino-acid sequence MEFIRGTHINFMGVRRIAYVVSIIFVALSLGSIALRGLNYGVDFAGGTLLQFRFPREVTTEELRATLGTMGLEKSVIQRFSPTEVVIRTPKLSQEDQNRLAALLKEKFGSAELLRIEDVGPAVGADLRRMGIVALLGAIGGILVYVAFRFEFRPAVTSILALAHDGLFVVGVVSLLQKEFTIPILAAVLTVLGYSINDSIVVMDRVRENLVGKKRSEDLEEIVNRSINEVLSRTINTALTTALPVLALYFFGGKMLQDFALAILVGLVVGTYSSIFVVSALWVDWEKRRPRRR is encoded by the coding sequence ATGGAATTCATTAGAGGAACGCACATCAACTTCATGGGGGTTCGGAGGATAGCGTATGTTGTGTCCATTATCTTTGTAGCCTTGAGCTTGGGGAGCATTGCACTTCGGGGCCTCAACTACGGCGTAGATTTTGCCGGGGGGACTCTCCTCCAGTTCCGTTTCCCCCGGGAAGTGACAACCGAAGAGCTCCGGGCAACCTTAGGGACGATGGGACTTGAAAAGAGCGTCATTCAGCGCTTTTCCCCGACGGAAGTCGTTATCCGGACACCCAAGCTTTCCCAGGAAGACCAGAATCGTCTTGCGGCTCTCCTCAAGGAAAAGTTTGGTTCGGCTGAACTCTTGCGCATTGAAGATGTGGGACCGGCGGTTGGGGCTGATCTCCGGCGCATGGGAATTGTGGCTCTTCTTGGTGCCATTGGAGGGATTCTTGTCTATGTAGCTTTTCGCTTTGAGTTTCGCCCTGCGGTGACCTCTATTCTTGCCTTAGCCCACGACGGTCTTTTTGTGGTTGGCGTGGTGTCGCTCCTCCAGAAGGAATTCACCATTCCAATTCTTGCAGCGGTCCTGACCGTTTTGGGGTACTCCATTAACGATTCCATCGTTGTTATGGATCGAGTTCGGGAAAACCTTGTGGGGAAAAAGCGAAGTGAAGACCTCGAGGAGATTGTCAACCGAAGCATCAACGAGGTTCTCTCCCGGACTATCAATACGGCGTTGACCACTGCCTTGCCTGTTCTTGCCCTCTACTTCTTCGGCGGGAAGATGCTCCAGGACTTTGCCCTGGCGATTCTTGTTGGACTTGTGGTGGGGACATACTCTTCGATTTTCGTGGTGAGTGCCCTGTGGGTCGACTGGGAGAAACGACGGCCTCGCCGGAGGTAA
- the secD gene encoding protein translocase subunit SecD: protein MKRRFLPWRFLVVLGLIVISLFVVFPIQDRIRLGLDLKGGSHILLECVDTPEAPVDEDAVRRVVEIIRNRIDQLGVAEPVIARQGERRVLVQLPGVTDPQRAVEIIGKTALLEFKDETGKTLLTGAHLKNAQVQFDRLGRPVVAISFDSEGAKLFAQATTANVGKPLGIYLDGKLISNPIVQEPIPGGEAQITGRFTLEEAQNLAILLRAGALPVKVEVIENRSVEPTLGRDSVRAGLRAAVLGVILVLAFMVLYYGAFGLLADLALLCFVLFFFAVFIGLRATLTLPGIAGFVLTVGMAVDANVLIFERIKEEFRAGKTWRASIEAGFQKAFRTILDANLTTLIAAVLLFSLGSGPIKGFGVTLSLGILCSMFTGVWVSRVFVDLFADRLKMRA from the coding sequence CGGTTCCTTGTTGTGCTTGGGCTCATAGTTATTTCTCTTTTCGTGGTATTCCCGATTCAGGATCGAATTCGCCTTGGGCTTGACCTGAAGGGGGGGTCCCATATCCTCCTTGAGTGTGTGGACACCCCTGAGGCCCCAGTCGATGAGGATGCAGTACGTCGGGTGGTGGAAATAATTCGTAACCGCATAGACCAGCTTGGAGTCGCTGAGCCGGTCATTGCCCGCCAGGGTGAACGACGGGTGCTCGTGCAACTTCCTGGAGTCACGGATCCCCAGCGAGCGGTGGAAATCATTGGAAAGACGGCGCTCCTTGAGTTCAAGGATGAGACCGGAAAGACGCTTCTTACCGGAGCACACCTCAAGAATGCCCAGGTTCAGTTCGATCGCCTTGGGCGACCGGTAGTGGCGATTTCCTTTGACAGCGAGGGAGCGAAACTCTTTGCGCAGGCGACGACTGCGAACGTGGGGAAGCCCTTGGGGATTTACCTTGATGGTAAGCTCATCTCTAACCCCATTGTGCAGGAACCCATTCCGGGAGGAGAAGCTCAAATTACCGGGCGGTTTACTCTTGAGGAGGCTCAGAACCTTGCCATTCTTCTCCGGGCTGGAGCCCTTCCTGTAAAGGTTGAGGTGATTGAGAATCGCTCGGTGGAACCGACTCTTGGGAGAGATTCGGTACGGGCAGGACTGCGCGCTGCTGTTCTCGGAGTCATCCTTGTCCTTGCCTTTATGGTCCTGTACTACGGGGCCTTTGGGCTTCTTGCAGACCTTGCCCTTTTGTGCTTTGTTCTCTTTTTCTTTGCGGTCTTCATCGGTCTTCGGGCGACCCTCACCCTTCCGGGGATTGCCGGTTTCGTGCTCACGGTGGGGATGGCGGTGGATGCAAACGTCCTTATCTTCGAGCGGATCAAAGAAGAATTCCGCGCCGGCAAGACCTGGAGGGCCTCAATTGAGGCCGGTTTCCAGAAGGCCTTCCGAACAATTCTTGATGCCAACCTCACCACCCTCATTGCTGCGGTGCTCCTTTTCTCCCTTGGTTCCGGACCGATTAAGGGATTTGGGGTAACCTTGAGCCTTGGCATTCTCTGCAGCATGTTCACCGGAGTCTGGGTAAGCCGGGTTTTTGTGGACCTTTTTGCAGATCGCTTGAAGATGCGCGCCTGA